A genomic region of Phragmites australis chromosome 2, lpPhrAust1.1, whole genome shotgun sequence contains the following coding sequences:
- the LOC133909149 gene encoding pentatricopeptide repeat-containing protein CRR2, chloroplastic: MSAPAPAPAFPHTSLLHLPCRPFGPRRPRLTRLRCLVSLVPPSSSGPGTSPANVNHLIQTLCANGRVARAAALLQGLPAPTQRTYESLLLAAARAGDAALAAAVHRRLEADPVFRPDPFLSTRLIDAYAVLSELPAARQVFDEAPVKNIFVWNAMLKALALADHGEEALARLADMGRLGVPVDSYSYAHGLKACIAASASHAPASARVREMHAHAIRRGYGLHTHVATTLIDCYAKIGIVTYAERVFASMPERNVVSWSAMIGCYAKNERPGDAIKLFQEMMASDADLVPNSITIVSVLHACAGVNALGQGKVLHAYILRRGFDSLVSVLNALMAMYMKCGCLEVGRYIFNWMGRRRNVVSWNSLISGYGMHGFGRESVQVFEDMVKEGISPSIITFVSALGACSHAGLVEEGKRLFESMVEYNVAPRAEHYACMVDLLGRAGRLDEAVELIQGMHIEPSPQVWGSLLGACRIHGHVEYAEMACSHLFDLEPRNAGNYVLLADIYARAKLQNQVDVLKELLEEHALEKVPGCSWIEVKKKLYSFVSVDNKNPQVEELQALIGEFVTQMKNEGYVPDTGSVLYDIEEEEKKRILLSHSEKLAVAFGLINTGRGEVIRITKNLRLCEDCHSVTKFISKFTEREIVVRDVNRFHHFRDGVCSCGDYW, from the coding sequence ATGTCCGCCCCCGCCCCTGCCCCCGCCTTCCCGCAcacctccctcctccacctcccctGCCGCCCGTTCGGGCCCAGACGGCCGAGGCTGACGCGCCTCAGGTGCCTGGTGTCGCTCGTGCCGCCCTCGTCGTCGGGCCCGGGCACATCTCCGGCCAACGTGAACCACCTCATACAGACTCTCTGCGCCAACGGCCGCGTCGCGCGGGCCGCGGCGCTGCTCCAGGGCCTCCCCGCGCCCACGCAGCGCACATACGAGtcgctcctcctcgccgccgcgcgtGCGGGAGACGCCGCGCTCGCCGCTGCCGTGCACCGCCGGCTCGAGGCCGATCCGGTGTTCCGGCCGGACCCCTTCCTGTCGACCCGCCTCATCGACGCCTACGCCGTGCTCAgcgagctcccggccgcccgCCAGGTGTTCGACGAGGCGCCCGTGAAGAACATCTTCGTGTGGAACGCGATGCTCAAGGCGCTTGCGCTCGCCGATCATGGCGAGGAGGCTCTCGCGCGCTTGGCCGACATGGGGCGGCTCGGCGTTCCCGTCGACAGTTACAGCTACGCGCACGGCCTTAAGGCCTGCATTGCCGCGTCAGCGTCGCACGCACCGGCCTCTGCCCGTGTTCGCGAGATGCACGCTCATGCCATCCGCCGCGGCTATGGATTGCACACGCATGTTGCCACCACTCTTATTGACTGCTATGCGAAGATTGGGATTGTCACCTACGCAGAGCGTGTGTTTGCTTCAATGCCTGAGAGGAATGTTGTGTCATGGAGTGCCATGATTGGGTGCTACGCCAAGAACGAGCGCCCTGGTGATGCAATTAAACTCTTCCAGGAGATGATGGCTTCTGATGCAGATCTGGTACCAAACTCAATCACAATTGTCAGCGTCTTGCATGCTTGTGCTGGGGTGAATGCGCTCGGGCAGGGCAAAGTGCTGCATGCATATATCCTTCGGAGGGGTTTTGACTCACTTGTTTCAGTGCTGAACGCATTGATGGCAATGTACATGAAATGTGGGTGCCTTGAAGTTGGGCGGTACATCTTCAATTGGATGGGACGCAGAAGGAATGTTGTGTCATGGAATTCACTGATATCTGGGTATGGAATGCATGGCTTTGGCCGTGAGTCAGTCCAGGTATTTGAGGACATGGTCAAGGAGGGCATTTCACCAAGTATTATCACATTTGTTAGTGCCCTTGGGGCTTGTAGCCATGCTGGACTTGTGGAGGAGGGAAAGAGGCTGTTTGAATCAATGGTGGAGTACAATGTCGCTCCTCGTGCGGAGCATTATGCTTGCATGGTCGACCTTCTTGGTCGTGCTGGGCGTTTGGATGAAGCTGTGGAGCTGATACAGGGCATGCATATTGAACCAAGCCCTCAAGTTTGGGGCTCACTTCTTGGAGCCTGCCGAATTCATGGCCATGTTGAGTATGCTGAGATGGCTTGCTCTCATCTGTTTGATCTTGAACCCCGAAATGCCGGAAACTATGTCCTCCTGGCTGATATTTATGCTCGAGCCAAGTTGCAGAATCAAGTTGATGTGCTAAAGGAGCTACTTGAAGAGCATGCACTGGAGAAGGTACCAGGTTGTAGCTGGATAGAGGTGAAGAAAAAGCTCTACTCATTTGTTTCTGTTGACAACAAGAACCCACAGGTGGAGGAGCTGCAAGCTCTGATAGGTGAGTTCGTAACACAGATGAAGAATGAGGGCTATGTCCCTGACACAGGATCTGTTCTGTATGATattgaggaagaggagaagaagaggatttTGCTCAGTCACAGTGAGAAGCTGGCCGTTGCTTTTGGGCTTATCAACACTGGCAGGGGAGAGGTTATCAGGATCACCAAGAACCTGAGGCTTTGCGAGGACTGTCATTCAGTCACCAAGTTCATCTCCAAATTCACAGAGCGGGAGATTGTTGTGAGGGATGTGAATCGGTTTCACCACTTCAGAGATGGAGTTTGCTCATGCGGGGATTATTGGTGA
- the LOC133909150 gene encoding BEL1-like homeodomain protein 9 yields MSSAAGAYGGGAGSGAEPHCHGHGHGDFLLHHHAQHVAGHLYHVPQHSRREKLRFPSDAAADSTTHASAPYQQQPGAWPPPPPAFYSYASSTSSYSPHSPTLAQAQLVAHGLAVAPLPQIPTQNFALSLSSSSSNPPPPPRRQLGVPSGSYGPFTGYTAVLARSRFLAPAEKLLEEICNVGGAAAHVDRSVPDDCLLDADPMEAIDHDMDGGDRAASDAGPISGAEQQWRKTRLISMMEEVCKRYRQYYQQVQVVIASFDTVAGFSNAAPFAAMALKVMTKHFKCLKGMIQSQLRNTTKYTAAKEGLSKDIAMFGLAAGGSAAAGFQRGSSVTAFGQPQNIWRPQRGLPERAVSVLRAWLFEHFLHPYPTDGDKQMLAKQTGLTRNQVSNWFINARVRLWKPMVEEIHNLEMRQMPKHPALDKSQHGMYHQTQHSSECSGKPSDPSDSQFGQSSSITRNHNIPASQGQGFPDELSQMSHSIQGQVTFAYNGLSTPHSMTSSQHQQQVGAVGSIGGTGNGGVSLTLGLHQNNNRVCIAEPLPASLPPNLAHRFGLEDVSDAAYVMGSFGGQDRHFAKESGGHFVHDFVG; encoded by the exons ATGTCGTCCGCCGCGGGCGCGTACGGGGGCGGTGCCGGGAGCGGCGCCGAGCCCCACTGCCACGGGCACGGGCATGGCGACTTCCTGCTGCACCACCATGCACAGCACGTGGCGGGGCACCTGTACCACGTGCCGCAGCACAGCCGGCGCGAGAAGCTCCGGTTCCCGTCGGACGCCGCGGCGGACTCGACCACGCACGCTTCCGCCCCGTACCAGCAGCAGCCCGGGGCgtggccgccgcctcccccggcGTTCTACTCCTACGCATCCTCCACGTCGTCCTACTCCCCGCACAGCCCCACGCTGGCGCAGGCGCAGCTCGTGGCGCACGGCCTCGCCGTGGCGCCGCTCCCGCAGATCCCGACGCAGAACTTCGCGCTGTCGctctcctcctcgtcatcgaaTCCGCCTCCGCCACCGAGGAGGCAGCTCGGCGTCCCCTCGGGGTCCTACGGGCCCTTCACCGGCTACACGGCGGTGCTCGCGCGGTCGCGGTTCCTCGCCCCCGcggagaagctgctcgaggagatCTGCAACGTGGGTGGCGCGGCCGCGCACGTCGACCGGAGCGTCCCCGACGATTGCTTGCTCGACGCGGATCCGATGGAGGCCATCGATCACGATATGGACGGCGGCGACCGCGCGGCCTCTGACGCTGGCCCCATCTCCGGCGCCGAGCAGCAGTGGAGGAAAACAAGGCTCATCTCCATGATGGAAGAG GTTTGCAAGAGGTACCGGCAGTACTACCAGCAGGTCCAGGTCGTGATCGCCTCCTTCGACACCGTCGCCGGGTTCAGCAATGCCGCCCCGTTCGCGGCGATGGCTTTGAAGGTAATGACGAAGCATTTCAAATGCCTGAAAGGCATGATACAGAGCCAGCTGCGCAACACGACCAAGTATACTGCCGCTAAGGAGGGGCTCAGCAAGGACATTGCCATGTTCGGGCTCGCCGCCGGTGGCAGTGCCGCCGCGGGCTTCCAGAGAGGGAGCAGCGTGACGGCGTTCGGCCAGCCGCAAAACATCTGGCGGCCGCAGAGAGGGCTCCCGGAGCGCGCGGTGTCCGTGCTCCGCGCATGGCTGTTCGAACACTTCCTGCACCC GTATCCTACTGATGGAGACAAGCAAATGCTGGCTAAACAAACAGGTTTAACACGGAACCAG GTATCCAACTGGTTTATTAATGCACGGGTTCGGCTGTGGAAGCCGATGGTGGAGGAAATCCACAACCTCGAGATGAGGCAGATGCCCAAGCATCCAGCGCTGGACAAGAGTCAGCATGGCATGTATCACCAGACCCAGCATTCGTCTGAGTGCAGCGGGAAGCCCTCTGATCCGTCAGATTCTCAGTTCGGACAAAGCAGCAGCATCACGAGGAACCACAACATCCCTGCCTCTCAGGGTCAGGGCTTCCCGGACGAGCTCTCCCAGATGTCCCACTCCATCCAGGGACAGGTGACCTTCGCGTACAACGGGCTGTCGACGCCGCACAGCATGACATCGTcgcagcaccagcagcaggtTGGAGCAGTCGGCAGCATCGGCGGGACAGGGAACGGCGGCGTCTCCCTCACCCTCGGCCTTCACCAGAACAACAACAGGGTCTGCATCGCCGAGCCGCTCCCGGCGTCTCTCCCGCCCAACCTCGCCCACCGTTTCGGGCTGGAGGACGTGAGCGACGCAGCCTACGTGATGGGCTCGTTCGGAGGCCAGGACCGGCATTTCGCCAAGGAGAGTGGTGGCCATTTCGTGCACGATTTTGTTGGGTGA